A window of the Henckelia pumila isolate YLH828 chromosome 3, ASM3356847v2, whole genome shotgun sequence genome harbors these coding sequences:
- the LOC140892421 gene encoding protein MKS1-like encodes MEPSEFSSGGDWWIGGGGGVSRSSPRKELQGPRPAILKVNKDSFKIRKPPPPPHQQPPPQEPPPVEAARQPLIIYAVSPKVIHTTVTDFMNLVQRLTGNSSAGDISPAARLASIEKTSPNCSKDRSELIAAQSHNTTDDILMESILESTDVEIMSRLSGILSPAPATLQPISPGFFSPAGDPFLSNMFVPSPSTLFSPSQSNWCDPFNPFFDF; translated from the coding sequence ATGGAGCCTTCAGAGTTCTCCTCCGGCGGCGACTGGTGGataggaggaggaggaggagtgaGCAGGTCGTCTCCGAGAAAAGAATTGCAGGGCCCTCGTCCCGCCATACTCAAAGTGAACAAGGACTCCTTCAAGATCAGAAAACCACCGCCCCCGCCCCACCAACAACCACCACCGCAAGAGCCTCCGCCCGTCGAAGCCGCGAGACAACCGCTCATAATCTACGCAGTGTCCCCGAAAGTCATACACACCACCGTCACCGACTTCATGAACCTCGTCCAACGCTTGACCGGAAACTCTTCCGCCGGGGACATATCCCCAGCCGCCCGCCTCGCTTCCATAGAGAAAACCAGCCCTAATTGCTCAAAAGACAGATCAGAATTAATCGCCGCCCAGTCCCACAATACTACTGATGACATATTAATGGAGAGTATTCTCGAAAGCACGGACGTGGAAATCATGAGCCGACTTTCCGGAATATTATCCCCTGCTCCCGCGACTCTACAGCCGATCTCTCCGGGATTCTTCTCGCCGGCGGGAGACCCATTTCTCAGTAATATGTTCGTTCCGAGTCCATCCACTTTGTTTTCACCCTCACAATCTAATTGGTGTGATCCCTTCAACCCATTCTTTGACTTTTAG
- the LOC140890124 gene encoding uncharacterized protein — protein sequence MTKDSDSKADCGGSGIVPEALNENNYENWKTCLKNYLVGHDLWGVVSGKFSEPDKRKEHEHDEWKKKNALALHAIQLSCGKGVYSKFHEKTHLSAQFVWNHLVERAWGPKPSSHDEYPVDQDKEGIKEHLNYAHLYKAVQEGDWKAIHNVIISDNSNEVLRASISSHQDTALHVAILSGHIEIAERLVNEMEEGDLKLVNEYGATPLSLAAICGEKRLAKSIVRKNRDLLTIENKHEDGHLPVIVAALYGQKNMVSYLYRETPKHLLKPDNGENGVLLLNSLITAESFDVASMLLKHYPRLGVTSDGHGNYPLRLLAHKPSAFRSGTKFTFWEQCIYYCVKVHSPWDHHQFSHDENLAETQALRDDSRIEIHESDGEDNVNGKAHGVPNLVLRLFHKLGWGILRCIVPEIKYIHHRKLVHDEAEKLLICMFKEIQKLSKSDLDDMGIDSIIYDAIKHGIVEFIDEMLKYNPDIIWKKDKKGRTIFAHAIVLRQEKIFSRIYGLGTKKSIMARRHDVFKNNYLHLAAKLSPPSRLERVSGAALQMQRELQWFKEVESIVQPKLKEEVNENNKTPITLFTEEHKKLSKDAETWMKNTAGSSMIVGTLIAAVMFTTAFTVPGGNKNDDGLPTMLESQPRPFFIFMFSNALSMFSSSTSLLMFLGILTARFSEQDYLKSLPTKLIFGLMCLFFSIVTMMSSFGAALYLILHDQLPWVTVPIIVLSTIPIALFSLLQFPLLIEMIYRTYGSGNFDNTNKTRLFSH from the exons ATGACAAAAGACTCAG ACAGTAAAGCGGATTGCGGAGGGTCCGGAATTGTTCCGGAGGCTCTCAATGAAAATAACTACGAGAACTGGAAAACCTGCCTGAAAAACTACTTGGTGGGGCATGATCTTTGGGGGGTTGTCTCTGGGAAGTTTAGCGAGCCGGATAAACGCAAGGAACATGAACACGATGaatggaagaagaagaatgcATTGGCATTGCATGCCATCCAGCTCTCATGTGGAAAAGGCGTGTATAGTAAGTTTCATGAGAAAACACACCTGTCTGCTCAATTTGTGTGGAATCATTTGGTTGAAAGAGCTTGGGGGCCGAAGCCATCCTCTCACGACGAATATCCGGTTGATCAAGATAAAGAAG GGATCAAAGAACACCTCAATTACGCGCATTTGTATAAAGCTGTTCAGGAAGGAGACTGGAAAGCCATACATAATGTTATAATTTCGGACAATTCAAATGAAGTACTGAGGGCAAGTATCTCATCACATCAAGATACAGCCCTGCATGTTGCTATTTTATCCGGACATATCGAGATTGCAGAGAGATTGGTAAACGAGATGGAAGAGGGAGACTTGAAACTGGTTAACGAATATGGCGCGACACCCCTGTCTCTTGCTGCTATTTGTGGTGAAAAGAGACTGGCAAAGTCAATAGTCAGAAAGAACAGAGATTTACTTACAATTGAAAACAAACACGAAGACGGGCACCTTCCCGTGATTGTTGCTGCTTTATATGGACAAAAGAACATGGTTAGTTATCTCTACAGAGAAACTCCCAAACATTTGCTGAAACCTGATAATGGTGAGAATGGAGTGTTGCTTCTTAATAGTCTTATCACAGCAGAATCTTTTG ATGTTGCTTCAATGCTATTAAAACACTATCCAAGGCTGGGGGTTACCTCAGATGGCCATGGCAACTACCCTCTCCGACTATTGGCTCACAAGCCTTCGGCTTTCCGCAGCGGCACTAAGTTTACATTCTGGGAACAATGCATTTATTACT GTGTCAAAGTTCACTCACCATGGGACCATCATCAGTTTTCTCATGATGAAAACCTTGCAGAAACCCAAGCATTGAGAGATGACAGCAGAATTGAGATTCATGAATCAGATGGTGAAGACAATGTTAATGGGAAAGCACACGGAGTACCGAATCTGG TTTTAAGGCTGTTTCACAAATTGGGTTGGGGCATTTTACGATGCATTG TTCCAGAGATCAAGTACATTCATCACAGAAAGTTGGTACACGATGAAGCTGAGAAGCTCCTCATCTGTATGTTCAAGGAGATACAAAAGTTGAGTAAGTCGGATCTCGACGACATGGGAATCGACTCAATAATTTATGATGCTATCAAGCATGGGATCGTTGAATTCATAGATGAAATGCTGAAATATAATCCTGATATCATATGGAAAAAGGACAAGAAAGGAAGAACAATTTTTGCGCATGCGATTGTATTGCGCCAAGAAAAGATCTTCAGCCGTATATACGGCCTAGGAACTAAGAAGAGCATAATGGCCCGGAGACACGATGTTTTTAAAAACAACTACTTGCACCTGGCCGCAAAACTATCTCCCCCTTCTCGACTAGAACGCGTGTCTGGCGCAGCCTTGCAGATGCAGAGGGAACTACAATGGTTTAAG GAAGTTGAGAGCATTGTACAACCGAAGCTGAAAGAAGAAGTGAACGAGAACAACAAAACACCAATCACTTTGTTTACAGAGGAGCACAAGAAACTGTCCAAGGATGCAGAAACTTGGATGAAGAACACGGCGGGATCGAGCATGATCGTGGGCACGCTTATCGCTGCTGTCATGTTTACGACAGCTTTCACGGTCCCAGGAGGCAACAAAAACGACGACGGCCTACCGACCATGTTAGAATCCCAGCCACGCCCCTTCTTCATATTCATGTTCTCAAATGCCTTGTCCATGTTCAGTTCCTCCACTTCTCTGCTCATGTTCTTGGGAATTCTCACGGCTCGATTTTCGGAACAAGACTACCTCAAGTCCTTGCCCACCAAGCTCATCTTCGGCCTCATGTGCTTGTTTTTCTCCATTGTCACCATGATGTCTTCCTTCGGGGCTGCCTTGTACTTGATCCTTCACGATCAGTTGCCTTGGGTTACGGTTCCCATCATCGTTCTTTCCACCATTCCTATAGCTCTTTTCTCTCTTCTCCAGTTCCCACTCTTGATCGAGATGATTTACCGGACCTATGGCTCTGGGAATTTCGATAACACCAACAAAACTCGCCTTTTTTCCCATTGA